Proteins from one Funiculus sociatus GB2-C1 genomic window:
- a CDS encoding aminotransferase class I/II-fold pyridoxal phosphate-dependent enzyme has product MDLAIALDSNAVPLHRQLYEELRQAILSGRLAPKERIPSTRSLSKSLGVSRTTVTQSYEQLLSEGYIQTIVGSGTFVCDQLPDLMLRSTPVESQEKIARPLCKLSKYGIKLSQTDVSLTSVPDTAISFRYGRPAFDKFPMQLWRKLLLSHCRKGSSWLDYATDPQGHRPLREAIARYLSRSRAVQCDPDSVIMTNGSQQALYMVMRLLIDPGDAIAIEDPGYLSGRRIFLSQGAKLLPIGVDESGLLVKDLAATTEPIKLVYVTPSHQFPTGAILSLPRRLELLSWAHSTGTMIIEDDYDSEYRYGDRPIPALQGLDKSDSVLYIGTFSKVLFPSLRIGYLVLPQNLVSIFTRAKRLSDRQLPLLEQYILTDFIEEGHLERHLRRMRSHYDQCRSVLVQALNTHFGEQATILGEKAGIHLMVRLYTSFSDEEIIHRAAKVGVGMMSAQPHYLKAHRPGEFIFGYSELTLPQIEEGISRLAEVLK; this is encoded by the coding sequence ATGGATTTAGCGATCGCCCTCGACAGCAATGCAGTACCATTACATCGACAGCTATACGAAGAACTGCGTCAAGCTATTTTGAGCGGACGTTTAGCGCCAAAAGAGCGCATTCCTTCAACGCGATCGCTCTCCAAATCTTTAGGGGTTTCTCGTACTACCGTCACCCAAAGTTATGAGCAACTGCTCAGCGAAGGCTATATCCAGACCATCGTAGGTTCTGGGACGTTTGTCTGCGATCAACTCCCCGACCTGATGTTGCGAAGTACGCCCGTTGAGTCTCAAGAGAAGATTGCGCGTCCACTTTGCAAGCTGTCCAAGTATGGGATAAAACTATCCCAGACGGATGTCTCTTTGACGAGTGTACCCGACACCGCGATTAGCTTTCGCTACGGACGACCTGCTTTTGATAAATTTCCAATGCAACTGTGGCGCAAGCTGCTGTTGAGTCACTGTCGCAAAGGCTCCTCTTGGCTGGACTATGCAACCGATCCGCAAGGACACAGACCTTTGCGAGAAGCGATCGCCCGTTACCTGTCTCGTTCTCGTGCGGTGCAGTGCGACCCCGACTCTGTAATCATGACCAATGGCAGCCAGCAAGCGCTGTATATGGTGATGCGCTTGTTGATCGATCCTGGGGATGCGATCGCGATCGAAGACCCAGGCTACCTCAGTGGACGGCGAATCTTTCTCTCACAGGGAGCTAAACTATTGCCTATCGGTGTAGATGAGTCAGGCTTATTGGTCAAGGATTTAGCCGCTACAACTGAACCGATTAAACTTGTCTACGTAACGCCCTCTCACCAGTTTCCCACTGGGGCGATACTATCGCTTCCTCGGCGATTAGAGTTACTTTCTTGGGCGCACTCTACGGGGACGATGATTATTGAAGATGATTATGACAGCGAATATCGCTATGGCGATCGTCCGATTCCCGCCTTGCAAGGGTTAGATAAAAGTGACTCAGTGCTTTACATCGGGACTTTCTCGAAGGTGCTGTTTCCCTCGCTGCGAATTGGCTATTTAGTGTTACCCCAGAATTTAGTATCAATCTTTACCCGCGCCAAGCGGTTGAGCGATCGCCAGTTACCGTTGTTAGAGCAGTATATCCTGACAGATTTTATTGAAGAAGGGCATTTAGAACGTCATCTGAGAAGAATGCGATCGCACTATGACCAATGTCGAAGCGTGTTAGTGCAGGCTTTAAACACTCACTTTGGTGAACAAGCGACGATTTTAGGCGAAAAGGCTGGAATTCATTTGATGGTGCGACTGTACACCAGCTTTAGCGATGAGGAGATTATTCATCGTGCTGCGAAAGTGGGTGTGGGGATGATGTCCGCCCAACCTCATTATCTCAAAGCGCATCGCCCAGGCGAGTTTATCTTTGGTTACTCTGAACTCACTTTGCCACAAATTGAGGAGGGTATTAGCAGGTTGGCGGAAGTTTTGAAATAG
- a CDS encoding GNAT family N-acetyltransferase — protein MEQEIHIREAFPEEDSLIAEHFYQMWLDNHVPSDSIEPDWLHITLQFIERARKERCYKAFVAEVDSRAIASASCQLFAGLYPHILKPEYRNYGYIWGVYVEPPHRRQGLAKKLTLCAIDHLKSLNCTRVILHASPSGKPVYSSLGFSENNEMRLDLT, from the coding sequence ATGGAACAAGAAATCCATATCAGAGAGGCTTTTCCAGAGGAAGATTCCCTAATTGCTGAACATTTTTATCAAATGTGGCTGGATAATCATGTTCCTTCTGATTCTATTGAGCCTGACTGGCTCCACATTACGCTCCAGTTTATAGAACGCGCTCGCAAAGAGCGATGCTACAAAGCTTTTGTTGCGGAGGTTGATAGTAGAGCGATCGCTTCAGCCAGTTGTCAGCTGTTTGCTGGTCTTTACCCGCATATCCTCAAACCGGAATATCGCAACTATGGATACATTTGGGGAGTTTACGTTGAACCGCCTCACCGCAGACAGGGACTTGCCAAAAAACTCACACTTTGTGCAATCGACCATCTGAAATCGCTTAACTGCACAAGGGTTATCCTACACGCCTCTCCATCAGGTAAGCCAGTTTACTCTAGTCTTGGGTTCAGCGAAAACAATGAGATGCGGTTGGATCTGACGTGA
- a CDS encoding pyridoxamine 5'-phosphate oxidase family protein, translating to MSSLEHEMSEERTPTQRSTVKRLPQRADYESQVIYQILDEGLVCHVGFVVDGQPFVIPTAYGRVGDKLYIHGSPASRMLRSLSNRIEVCVTVTLLDGLVLARSAFHHSMNYRSVVIFGTAVIVENPEEKLEALLAFTEHVIPGRWAEVRSPSRQELQGTLVLSLPLNEASAKVRTGDPNDDEADYSLPVWAGVVPLQLTAAAPIADSRLQPGISLPPYVQNYTRVCER from the coding sequence ATGAGTTCTTTAGAACATGAAATGAGTGAGGAACGTACCCCTACGCAACGCAGCACCGTCAAGCGTCTTCCTCAACGCGCAGATTATGAAAGTCAGGTTATCTATCAAATTTTGGATGAAGGGTTGGTGTGCCATGTTGGATTTGTCGTAGACGGTCAGCCTTTTGTCATTCCTACTGCTTATGGAAGGGTAGGAGATAAGCTGTATATTCATGGATCGCCTGCTAGCCGGATGTTGCGATCGCTCTCCAACCGGATTGAAGTCTGCGTTACAGTCACCCTGCTGGATGGGCTGGTACTGGCGAGGTCTGCCTTCCACCACTCAATGAATTATCGCTCGGTTGTAATCTTTGGCACAGCAGTGATTGTGGAAAACCCTGAAGAAAAGCTAGAAGCACTCCTCGCTTTTACCGAACACGTAATACCGGGACGATGGGCAGAAGTGCGATCGCCAAGCCGCCAGGAACTTCAGGGAACCTTGGTACTCTCCCTACCCCTAAATGAGGCATCAGCTAAGGTGCGGACTGGTGATCCTAACGATGACGAAGCAGACTACAGCTTACCCGTGTGGGCGGGTGTTGTTCCCCTGCAATTAACTGCTGCTGCGCCAATTGCCGATTCTCGTTTACAGCCGGGAATCAGTCTACCTCCTTATGTACAAAATTACACCCGTGTTTGCGAAAGGTGA